A genomic segment from bacterium encodes:
- the fabF gene encoding beta-ketoacyl-ACP synthase II: MKNRVVVTGMGVLTPIGIGKEEFWNNVVAGKNGVRRITLFPVEDYECQIAGEVTDFDPNLYMEKKDIRHTDRFAQFAIAATKLAVEDAKIDLPGNENPDCIGVYIGSGIGGLATIENEHKVLLAKGPRRVTPFLIPMLIIDIASGKVAIRYGATGPNSAVVTACASGAHAIGDAYRIIERGEAEVMITGGAEAAVTPLGLAGFSSARALSTRNDDPERASRPFDKLRDGFVMAEGAGIIILESLQHAQARNAHIYAEIIGYGMTGDAYHITSPAPEGKGAAKAMQRTLQNANLTSQQIDYINAHGTSTSLNDKCETQAIKSVFGDYAYSVPVSSTKSMTGHMLGAAGAVEFIICCLTIERGVIPPTINYEYKDPECDLDYVPNQARIQNIDIALSNSLGFGGHNVSLIVKRYKN; this comes from the coding sequence ATTAAAAATCGAGTTGTAGTAACAGGAATGGGTGTGCTTACACCTATTGGAATTGGGAAAGAGGAATTCTGGAACAATGTCGTCGCCGGGAAAAATGGAGTTAGACGAATAACTTTATTTCCTGTTGAGGATTATGAGTGTCAGATTGCCGGTGAGGTAACAGATTTTGACCCAAATCTGTATATGGAGAAAAAGGATATAAGGCATACGGATAGATTTGCGCAATTTGCTATTGCCGCCACTAAATTAGCTGTTGAGGACGCCAAAATAGATTTACCTGGTAATGAAAATCCTGACTGCATAGGGGTTTATATCGGTTCGGGTATTGGTGGGCTGGCAACTATTGAAAACGAACATAAGGTTTTATTAGCAAAAGGTCCCAGAAGGGTAACACCATTTCTTATTCCAATGTTAATTATAGACATTGCCTCAGGCAAAGTAGCGATAAGATATGGAGCAACAGGCCCTAATTCTGCAGTTGTAACTGCATGCGCCAGTGGTGCTCATGCTATTGGTGATGCCTATAGAATTATAGAAAGGGGTGAAGCAGAAGTTATGATAACTGGTGGTGCAGAAGCGGCTGTCACCCCTTTAGGATTAGCGGGTTTTAGTTCGGCAAGAGCACTATCTACTCGAAATGATGACCCTGAAAGAGCCTCTCGACCTTTTGATAAACTGCGCGATGGATTTGTTATGGCTGAAGGAGCGGGCATAATTATTTTAGAATCCTTACAACATGCTCAAGCAAGAAATGCACATATTTACGCTGAAATTATTGGCTATGGGATGACGGGTGATGCCTACCATATTACTTCTCCTGCTCCTGAAGGAAAAGGGGCAGCAAAAGCAATGCAACGAACATTGCAAAATGCTAACTTAACCTCACAACAAATAGATTACATAAACGCACACGGCACCTCTACATCATTAAATGACAAATGTGAAACACAAGCCATTAAGTCCGTTTTTGGTGACTATGCCTATTCTGTTCCTGTTAGTTCGACCAAATCTATGACCGGCCATATGTTAGGTGCTGCCGGAGCAGTAGAATTTATTATCTGCTGTTTAACTATTGAAAGAGGAGTTATCCCACCAACGATAAATTATGAATATAAAGACCCAGAATGTGATTTAGATTATGTCCCAAACCAAGCCAGAATTCAAAATATCGATATCGCCTTATCTAATTCTCTTGGCTTTGGAGGTCATAATGTGAGTTTAATAGTTAAGAGGTATAAAAATTAA
- a CDS encoding acyl carrier protein, which yields MAEGVFERVKQIIIDQLGVNEEQVTSEVSFVDDLGADSLDTVELVMAFEEEFGIEIPDEDAEKILTIGDAVTYIEERA from the coding sequence ATGGCAGAAGGAGTTTTTGAACGAGTAAAACAAATCATTATCGACCAATTAGGAGTAAATGAAGAACAAGTAACTTCAGAAGTATCCTTTGTGGATGATTTAGGCGCAGATTCTCTGGATACAGTAGAGTTGGTAATGGCTTTTGAAGAGGAATTTGGTATAGAGATTCCAGATGAAGACGCTGAGAAAATCCTTACTATTGGGGATGCAGTAACTTACATTGAGGAGCGGGCTTAA
- the rnc gene encoding ribonuclease III yields MDENRIQELKKLQEIMGVEFKNLQIFNQSLTHTSYAYELERNNGTLQNERMEFLGDVVLGLVVSEYIYFKYPDYMEGDLAKIRAKVVSTPILTKCAKHLELGKYLLLGKGEEMTGGRNRHSILADTYEAVIGAIYLDSGLEPARTFILSQLEEEIEKISDNVHVQDYKSDFQEFTQKRFKILPLYKVISRKGPDHNRIFEIAVMVKGKTWGIGRGRSKKEAEQQAAFSALQRNFPSKRAYKEGITF; encoded by the coding sequence ATGGATGAAAATAGAATTCAAGAACTTAAAAAATTACAAGAGATAATGGGTGTAGAATTTAAAAACCTCCAGATTTTTAATCAATCATTAACTCATACATCTTACGCCTATGAATTAGAAAGAAATAATGGCACCCTTCAAAATGAACGGATGGAATTTTTAGGAGATGTAGTTTTAGGACTTGTAGTCAGTGAGTATATCTATTTTAAATATCCTGATTATATGGAAGGGGATTTAGCCAAGATTAGAGCTAAAGTCGTCAGCACACCTATATTGACCAAGTGTGCTAAACATTTAGAATTGGGTAAATATCTACTTCTGGGTAAAGGTGAAGAGATGACCGGGGGTAGAAATAGACATTCTATTTTAGCTGATACCTATGAGGCAGTTATTGGAGCGATTTATTTAGATTCAGGATTGGAACCAGCACGGACTTTTATCCTATCACAACTTGAGGAAGAAATTGAAAAAATTAGCGATAATGTTCATGTTCAAGATTATAAAAGTGATTTCCAGGAATTTACTCAAAAGAGATTTAAAATCCTGCCTCTTTATAAAGTAATTAGTAGAAAAGGTCCTGACCATAATCGGATTTTTGAAATAGCGGTTATGGTAAAAGGTAAAACATGGGGAATTGGAAGAGGTAGAAGTAAAAAAGAGGCAGAACAACAAGCCGCATTCTCTGCTTTGCAACGGAACTTCCCCTCAAAAAGAGCCTATAAAGAAGGGATAACCTTTTAA